A window of Mycobacteriales bacterium contains these coding sequences:
- a CDS encoding cytochrome c biogenesis protein CcdA, which produces MTGVLLASAGSAFQHQVSSGPLALAIPVAAIAGLVSFLSPCVLPLVPGYLSYVTGLSGADLAGDRPAPSVAAVGPGGTAVAVRTLHLPRVLVGSSLFVLGFSLVFVSYGALFGSLGAALIAHQEVISRVLGGVTILLGLAFMGFVPGAQREFRLHRTPALGLAGAPLLGVLFGLGWTPCVGPTLGAVQTLAADSASAGRGALLSFAYCVGLGLPFIAAGVGFRRALGVFAVVRRHYAWVMRVGGLLLVTIGLLLVTGVWDRITIDLRLLVPGFTTAV; this is translated from the coding sequence ATGACCGGCGTCCTGCTCGCGTCGGCCGGGTCGGCGTTCCAGCACCAAGTCAGCAGCGGCCCGCTGGCCCTGGCGATCCCGGTCGCGGCGATCGCCGGATTGGTGTCGTTCCTGTCCCCGTGCGTGCTGCCGCTGGTGCCGGGCTACCTCTCCTACGTCACCGGCCTGTCGGGGGCCGACCTGGCCGGCGACCGGCCCGCGCCCTCGGTGGCCGCCGTGGGACCGGGCGGCACCGCGGTCGCCGTACGCACCCTGCACCTGCCCCGGGTGCTCGTCGGCTCGTCGCTGTTCGTCCTCGGCTTCTCGCTGGTGTTCGTCAGCTACGGCGCGCTGTTCGGCAGCCTCGGCGCCGCGCTGATCGCGCACCAGGAGGTCATCAGCCGGGTGCTCGGGGGCGTCACGATCCTGCTGGGGCTGGCCTTCATGGGGTTCGTGCCCGGCGCTCAGCGGGAGTTCCGGCTGCACCGCACGCCTGCGCTCGGCCTCGCCGGTGCGCCGCTGCTGGGGGTGCTCTTCGGGCTCGGCTGGACCCCGTGCGTGGGCCCGACGCTCGGTGCGGTGCAGACGCTTGCCGCCGACAGCGCGAGCGCCGGCCGCGGGGCGCTGCTCTCCTTCGCCTACTGCGTCGGCCTGGGCCTGCCATTCATCGCGGCGGGAGTCGGATTCCGCCGCGCGCTCGGGGTGTTCGCGGTCGTGCGCCGCCACTACGCGTGGGTGATGCGCGTCGGCGGGCTGCTGCTGGTCACGATCGGCCTGCTGCTCGTCACCGGGGTCTGGGACCGCATCACCATCGACCTGCGCCTGCTGGTGCCCGGATTCACGACCGCCGTCTGA